One Cohnella candidum genomic region harbors:
- a CDS encoding glutamate-1-semialdehyde 2,1-aminomutase, giving the protein MLLRTQSERLYEEAQRHIVGGVNSPSRSFKAVGGGAPVFVERANGAYFWDVDGNKYLDYLMAFGPIITGHAHPHVTKAIIRAAESGTLYGTPTEHEVRLAETLKAAIPSMDKVRFVNSGTEAVMTTIRVARAATERTKIVKFAGCYHGHSDLVLVAAGSGPSTLGIPDSAGVPGSIANEVITVPFNDLDGLRAALERWGDEVAAVMVEPIVGNFGMVMPQPGFLEGLCRMAREAGALVIYDEVISAFRFHYGSAQTFSAFPDHEAIRPDLTALGKIIGGGLPIGAYGGRAEVMDRVAPLGPAYQAGTMAGNPASILAGLACLEVLREPGVYDRMDAQASRLAEGLQASADRHGVPLTINRIVGALSTHFCSHPVTNYDEAQDTDGEAFARFFRLMLERGVYLAPSKYEAWFLTTAHTDADIEMTIEAAEASFREMSK; this is encoded by the coding sequence ATGCTGTTACGAACACAATCCGAAAGACTTTACGAAGAAGCGCAGCGACACATCGTCGGTGGCGTGAACAGCCCCTCCCGCTCGTTCAAAGCGGTAGGGGGCGGCGCACCGGTGTTCGTGGAACGCGCGAACGGCGCCTACTTCTGGGACGTCGACGGCAACAAATACCTCGACTATCTGATGGCTTTCGGCCCCATCATCACGGGCCACGCCCATCCTCATGTGACGAAGGCCATCATCCGGGCCGCCGAGTCCGGGACGTTGTACGGAACGCCAACGGAACACGAGGTCCGGCTGGCAGAGACGCTGAAAGCCGCCATCCCGTCAATGGATAAAGTCAGATTCGTCAATTCCGGCACCGAAGCCGTCATGACGACGATCCGCGTCGCGCGCGCCGCGACGGAACGGACCAAAATCGTCAAATTCGCAGGCTGCTACCATGGCCACTCCGATCTCGTGCTGGTCGCGGCAGGGTCCGGCCCCTCCACGCTGGGCATTCCCGACAGCGCCGGAGTTCCCGGCAGCATCGCAAACGAAGTGATTACTGTCCCGTTCAACGACCTCGACGGTTTGCGTGCCGCTCTGGAACGTTGGGGAGACGAAGTGGCCGCCGTCATGGTCGAGCCGATTGTCGGCAATTTCGGCATGGTGATGCCGCAGCCCGGCTTCTTGGAAGGCTTGTGCCGCATGGCACGCGAAGCCGGTGCCCTCGTCATCTACGACGAGGTCATCAGCGCGTTCCGCTTCCATTACGGATCCGCTCAGACATTCAGCGCTTTCCCCGACCACGAGGCCATTCGCCCCGACTTGACGGCGTTGGGCAAAATCATCGGCGGTGGCCTCCCGATCGGGGCTTATGGCGGCAGAGCCGAAGTGATGGACCGTGTCGCTCCTCTCGGTCCCGCTTATCAGGCCGGAACGATGGCGGGCAATCCCGCCTCCATTCTCGCAGGACTGGCCTGCCTGGAAGTACTTCGCGAGCCGGGCGTATACGATCGGATGGACGCTCAGGCTTCGCGGTTAGCGGAAGGCTTACAGGCATCCGCAGACCGTCATGGCGTGCCTCTAACCATTAACCGTATCGTCGGCGCACTATCCACCCATTTTTGCTCGCATCCCGTCACGAATTACGACGAAGCCCAGGATACCGACGGCGAGGCGTTCGCTCGCTTTTTCCGTCTGATGCTCGAACGCGGGGTTTACCTGGCTCCCAGCAAGTACGAAGCCTGGTTTTTGACGACCGCCCATACGGATGCCGACATCGAGATGACGATCGAGGCTGCCGAGGCCAGTTTCCGTGAGATGTCCAAGTAA
- a CDS encoding LCP family protein, whose translation MRKKWKWILTCTLTLVVAVIGFAGWKMYQTYHQLDQMSKPKEESRFGQFEQKPEYQPLEWTGSERVNVLLLGGDERGLKEGEIARSDSIMVASFDPSTKKVHLFSVLRDTYVDIPDHRKGRINTAITLGGPDLAMKTVGNLLGLNIQYYAYVDFQGFIKLVDAIGGIDFYVEKDMKYSSAADDHQYDIDLKKGQQHLNGEQALQYVRFRHDAMSDFTRTERQRNFLKAVADKLKSGWNIIRLPDILSKMTPYVETNMSADDMIRLATLGYKSHQAGSAQIPPMELVAEESVGGSSVIGIKDTDALKGYVQATLAQDSATSSPSPSPSSTSKAEAAAPLNP comes from the coding sequence ATGCGCAAAAAGTGGAAGTGGATATTAACCTGCACGCTGACTCTCGTGGTGGCGGTGATCGGCTTTGCAGGCTGGAAAATGTATCAGACGTATCATCAACTCGATCAAATGAGCAAACCCAAAGAAGAATCCCGCTTCGGCCAATTCGAGCAAAAGCCGGAATACCAGCCTCTCGAATGGACCGGCTCCGAACGGGTCAACGTGCTTCTGCTGGGCGGAGACGAACGCGGGTTGAAGGAAGGCGAAATCGCCAGATCCGACTCCATCATGGTTGCCTCTTTCGATCCGAGCACGAAGAAGGTCCATCTCTTCTCCGTCCTGCGGGATACGTACGTCGACATTCCGGACCACCGCAAGGGCCGCATCAACACGGCCATCACGCTCGGCGGTCCCGATCTCGCGATGAAAACCGTCGGCAACCTGCTCGGCCTGAACATCCAGTATTACGCATACGTCGATTTCCAAGGATTTATCAAGCTCGTTGACGCGATCGGCGGCATCGATTTTTACGTCGAAAAAGACATGAAATACAGCAGCGCGGCGGACGATCATCAATACGATATCGACCTGAAAAAGGGCCAGCAGCACCTGAACGGGGAACAAGCCCTGCAATATGTCCGGTTCCGCCACGACGCCATGAGCGATTTCACGCGGACCGAGCGGCAGCGGAATTTCCTGAAAGCCGTCGCGGACAAATTGAAGTCCGGCTGGAACATCATCCGGCTGCCCGATATCTTGTCGAAAATGACTCCTTACGTGGAAACGAACATGTCGGCGGACGACATGATCCGGCTGGCGACGCTCGGCTACAAATCGCATCAAGCCGGCTCCGCTCAGATCCCGCCGATGGAGCTGGTGGCAGAAGAAAGCGTGGGAGGATCTTCCGTCATCGGAATCAAAGACACCGACGCCCTCAAAGGGTACGTGCAAGCGACGCTTGCCCAGGACTCCGCGACGTCGTCACCTTCTCCCTCGCCGTCTTCGACTTCGAAAGCAGAGGCCGCGGCTCCGCTTAATCCGTAA
- a CDS encoding transposase, with protein MLAPKYHPAYNEFCRRFDTEKACEQALFEAKWPNGFVCPVCRHSRAYSIRTRRLTLFECVECRHQTTVIAGTIMEGSRTSLMKWMHALILHVLPSGYSAKEISRILEVTYKTAWLICHKIRHAMGNAETKELLTGLVRIQPSHYRRVDRTTAQFLKIWRQPVLAAATISEDGNFTDLRIRKIAECEIERNRVNPDVIRTFVKESVDSKTVHPVVVPEFYGSDRSPEFTLQLHHARAWINGVYSGGVGEKHLQAYLDQYCFRFPERQNVFFDKLLKWSLVTPRISYPDLIHKRNTTTSRRRSNLRKQAHFGFAAV; from the coding sequence GTGCTGGCTCCGAAATACCATCCGGCATACAATGAGTTCTGCCGCCGTTTCGACACGGAAAAGGCTTGCGAACAAGCCCTATTCGAGGCTAAATGGCCAAACGGTTTCGTTTGCCCGGTTTGCCGGCATTCGCGGGCTTACTCCATTCGCACGAGAAGGTTGACGCTTTTTGAGTGTGTCGAATGCCGGCATCAAACGACCGTCATCGCCGGAACCATCATGGAAGGCAGCCGCACTTCGCTGATGAAGTGGATGCATGCCTTGATTTTACATGTGCTTCCGTCTGGATATAGCGCGAAAGAAATTTCGCGAATTCTCGAGGTCACCTACAAAACAGCCTGGCTGATTTGCCATAAAATACGCCATGCGATGGGGAACGCGGAAACCAAGGAGCTTCTGACCGGTCTCGTCCGGATCCAGCCTTCCCATTACAGGAGAGTGGATCGGACGACGGCTCAATTTCTGAAAATTTGGCGGCAACCGGTCTTAGCCGCCGCAACCATCAGCGAAGATGGGAATTTCACGGATCTGCGGATCCGTAAAATCGCGGAATGCGAAATCGAGAGAAACAGGGTCAACCCCGACGTCATCCGAACGTTCGTGAAGGAGTCTGTAGATTCCAAAACAGTTCACCCTGTCGTCGTTCCTGAATTTTACGGATCGGACAGGAGCCCTGAGTTCACCCTGCAATTGCACCATGCTCGAGCGTGGATCAACGGCGTATATTCGGGAGGCGTCGGGGAGAAGCATCTCCAAGCGTATTTAGATCAGTATTGTTTTCGTTTCCCCGAGCGTCAAAATGTCTTTTTCGATAAATTGTTGAAGTGGAGCTTGGTTACTCCCCGGATATCTTATCCTGATCTTATCCATAAGAGGAATACTACGACCTCAAGACGACGGTCGAATCTTAGAAAACAAGCCCATTTTGGCTTCGCAGCTGTATGA
- a CDS encoding LacI family DNA-binding transcriptional regulator, translated as MNISDVARKAGVSKSTVSKVMNHYKGVSEETKQKVLAAVEGSTYTPNVFAKSLTTGKSNLIGLFMSDDLLESFITHIYWSEVVSGIREALVKEKYHVLMFAASPDEDFLKHATEYRVDGVIMLGDYPQPAIVQSLLDSGVPCIVFDRNLAGRRTGYVSSDDEGGAIMAVRHLLEEGRTKIAHISGPGWSYESAKRLETYKHTLAEAGLPVLPEYILEGEYSVDSGIAEGHRLLSLQNPPDAVFCAADTIAAGVIQAAKERQVKVPEQLMVVGYDDLPLCEYVNPTLTSIRQERRWMGKIAAEAVLEMIANPDSEPADHRTQVTLIPRGSTGKP; from the coding sequence TTGAATATTTCTGACGTCGCCAGGAAGGCGGGAGTCTCGAAGTCCACTGTCTCTAAAGTTATGAACCACTATAAAGGGGTGAGTGAGGAGACCAAGCAGAAGGTGCTTGCCGCAGTCGAGGGCTCGACCTATACACCGAATGTTTTCGCGAAAAGCCTAACGACCGGAAAATCGAACTTGATCGGCTTGTTCATGTCGGACGACTTGCTGGAGTCTTTCATTACTCACATCTACTGGAGCGAGGTCGTTTCCGGCATCCGGGAAGCTCTCGTGAAGGAAAAATACCACGTCCTCATGTTCGCCGCCAGCCCGGACGAAGATTTCCTGAAGCATGCGACCGAATATCGCGTCGACGGCGTCATCATGCTGGGGGATTATCCGCAGCCCGCGATCGTCCAGAGCCTGCTCGACAGCGGCGTACCGTGCATCGTTTTCGATCGGAATTTGGCCGGCAGACGGACGGGTTACGTTTCATCGGACGACGAAGGCGGCGCCATCATGGCCGTTCGGCACTTGCTCGAAGAGGGGCGAACGAAAATCGCCCACATCTCAGGACCGGGCTGGAGCTACGAGTCCGCCAAACGCCTCGAAACGTACAAACATACTTTGGCAGAAGCCGGACTTCCGGTCCTGCCTGAATATATCCTTGAAGGTGAATACTCCGTGGACAGCGGCATCGCCGAAGGGCATCGCCTGCTTTCCCTTCAGAACCCGCCGGATGCCGTTTTCTGCGCGGCGGATACGATTGCCGCCGGAGTCATTCAAGCGGCTAAAGAACGCCAAGTCAAAGTGCCCGAGCAGCTTATGGTCGTAGGATACGACGACCTCCCTTTGTGCGAGTATGTAAATCCTACGTTAACTTCGATCCGGCAGGAACGCAGGTGGATGGGGAAAATTGCGGCGGAGGCGGTTCTGGAGATGATCGCAAATCCGGATTCGGAGCCGGCTGATCATCGAACGCAAGTCACCCTAATACCGAGAGGCTCCACAGGAAAACCGTGA
- a CDS encoding ABC transporter permease, translating into MSKWAYNVSLFKEYLGNYIKTRLTYRADFWVEVMSDLLFSAMNLVFIFVVFQHTPSLAGWSEAEVVFVYGYFMIPYGVFGTFFNLWNFSERYIVKGEMDRVLTRPAHSLAQIMLENVDPPSMIGSFVGLAIMGSAWTSLGLPFHWYDPLVLIVMVIGSVLVYAGLYTSLAAISFYSDAPTGIVPLMFNIQNYGRYPIQIYNKGIRFLLTWLLPFAFVGVYPASFFLERHGDLSMSLLTPAVGIVVSAIGLIVWNRGVKRYRGAGS; encoded by the coding sequence GTGAGCAAATGGGCATACAACGTATCGCTGTTCAAGGAGTATTTGGGCAACTACATTAAAACAAGGCTGACGTACCGCGCCGATTTCTGGGTGGAGGTCATGTCGGACCTGCTGTTCTCGGCGATGAACCTGGTGTTCATTTTCGTCGTGTTCCAGCATACGCCGTCGCTGGCGGGTTGGAGCGAAGCGGAGGTCGTTTTCGTCTACGGGTATTTCATGATCCCTTACGGCGTTTTCGGCACGTTCTTTAATTTATGGAATTTCAGCGAACGCTATATCGTCAAAGGGGAAATGGACCGCGTACTCACGCGGCCGGCCCACTCGCTGGCGCAGATCATGCTGGAGAACGTCGACCCTCCTTCGATGATCGGATCTTTCGTGGGCCTCGCCATCATGGGCTCCGCTTGGACCTCGCTGGGGCTGCCGTTCCATTGGTACGATCCGCTGGTGCTGATCGTGATGGTCATCGGCTCCGTGCTGGTTTACGCCGGACTGTATACGTCGCTGGCTGCGATTTCGTTTTACTCGGACGCCCCGACGGGTATCGTTCCGCTTATGTTCAACATCCAGAACTACGGCCGTTATCCGATCCAGATTTACAACAAAGGGATCCGGTTTTTGCTGACCTGGCTGCTGCCTTTCGCTTTCGTCGGCGTTTATCCGGCATCCTTCTTCCTGGAACGGCATGGCGATCTGTCCATGTCTCTGCTGACGCCTGCCGTCGGCATCGTCGTCTCCGCGATCGGGCTGATCGTCTGGAACCGCGGCGTCAAACGATACCGCGGAGCGGGGTCATAA
- a CDS encoding inositol monophosphatase family protein, translating to MDENRPESIVGGKSFTAVAINCAAKAGEWIKSKSGNFSQLDTKYSQHDLVTEVDKGCERLIRNLIATHFPHHAFLGEEGVEPGPEASAKALEQASGAEYLWIVDPIDGTTNYVHGFPFYSVSIALAHRGQVIVGVIYDPVRDELFLAERGKGAYVHGRLMQVSKETSLSQSLVATGFPADHLQALPANMAGIQAMAPKVRNLRVAGSAALQLAYVAAGRLSGFWEIGLSAWDIAAGSLLVEESGGRITDTQGEPYHLGVRNVAASNGKIHEELIGALPSR from the coding sequence TTGGACGAGAACCGCCCGGAGAGCATCGTCGGCGGCAAAAGCTTTACCGCGGTCGCCATCAACTGCGCGGCCAAGGCCGGAGAATGGATCAAAAGCAAAAGCGGCAATTTCAGCCAGCTCGATACGAAATATTCGCAGCATGATCTGGTAACGGAAGTGGATAAGGGATGCGAGCGGCTGATCCGGAACTTGATCGCAACCCACTTTCCCCACCACGCCTTCCTGGGCGAAGAGGGCGTCGAGCCGGGCCCCGAAGCTTCCGCGAAAGCGCTGGAACAGGCGTCCGGGGCCGAATACCTGTGGATCGTGGATCCGATCGACGGAACCACGAACTACGTTCACGGTTTCCCGTTTTACTCGGTGTCCATCGCGCTTGCGCATCGCGGCCAAGTGATCGTGGGCGTCATTTACGATCCGGTGCGCGATGAGCTGTTCCTTGCGGAGCGGGGCAAAGGCGCCTACGTACATGGCCGCTTGATGCAGGTGTCCAAGGAAACGTCGCTATCGCAAAGCCTGGTCGCCACCGGCTTCCCGGCGGACCATCTGCAGGCGCTGCCGGCGAACATGGCGGGCATTCAGGCCATGGCGCCGAAGGTTCGGAATCTGCGCGTAGCGGGTTCCGCCGCTTTGCAGTTGGCTTATGTAGCCGCGGGGCGGCTCAGCGGCTTCTGGGAAATCGGGCTGAGCGCATGGGATATCGCGGCCGGTTCGCTGCTCGTGGAGGAATCCGGCGGACGGATTACGGATACGCAAGGCGAACCGTACCATCTCGGGGTCCGCAATGTCGCTGCGAGCAACGGAAAGATTCACGAAGAGTTGATCGGAGCGCTCCCTTCCCGCTAA
- a CDS encoding ABC transporter permease encodes MNSAYLDLIRIRFLMMLAYRVNYYSGIIIYAINIGAYYFTWKAIYGNAETLAGFTIGQMTTYVAVSWMARAFYFNNLDREIANDIRDGSVAVQMTRPYNYLLVKMMQGFGEGLFRISLFMLPGMIVVSLIFPVQLPTDPFRWVLFFVMIWFSFLINSQLNILTGLFAFFVENNEGLMRMKRVAVDLFSGVIIPVAFFPLWAKTVLEWTPFPAITYLPSSVFTGRMSGAEAWQALLIQVIWFAVLIVPILAMWRASRRRLFVQGG; translated from the coding sequence GTGAATTCCGCTTATCTCGACCTGATTCGTATCCGTTTCCTCATGATGCTCGCGTACCGGGTGAATTACTACAGCGGCATCATTATTTATGCCATCAACATCGGCGCGTATTACTTCACGTGGAAAGCGATCTACGGAAACGCCGAAACCCTTGCCGGCTTCACCATCGGCCAAATGACGACTTACGTTGCCGTTTCGTGGATGGCCCGGGCTTTTTATTTCAACAATCTGGACCGCGAAATCGCGAACGACATCCGCGACGGCAGCGTGGCGGTGCAGATGACGCGGCCTTATAACTATTTGCTGGTCAAAATGATGCAGGGCTTCGGCGAGGGACTGTTCCGCATCTCGCTGTTCATGCTGCCGGGGATGATCGTCGTGTCGTTGATCTTCCCGGTTCAGCTGCCGACCGATCCGTTCAGATGGGTGCTTTTCTTCGTGATGATCTGGTTCAGTTTCCTGATCAATTCGCAGCTCAACATTTTGACGGGCTTGTTCGCGTTCTTCGTGGAAAACAACGAAGGGCTCATGCGCATGAAACGCGTCGCGGTCGACTTGTTCTCCGGCGTCATCATTCCGGTCGCCTTCTTCCCGCTCTGGGCGAAAACGGTACTGGAATGGACGCCGTTTCCGGCGATTACGTACTTGCCGAGCTCCGTATTTACCGGCCGGATGTCCGGTGCGGAAGCTTGGCAGGCGCTGCTCATCCAGGTCATTTGGTTTGCCGTATTAATCGTGCCCATCCTGGCCATGTGGCGCGCATCCAGACGCCGCTTGTTCGTGCAGGGAGGTTGA
- a CDS encoding sulfite exporter TauE/SafE family protein — MWLSLLVLFIIGIVAAVFGSIVGLGGGIITVPVLVLMGPSLLGEPVTTQTAVGTSLAVLIFTALSATWTYRRQGKVDFRSGWLFFITSGPAAMVGALLTNSIPQGPFQLSFGIFMFVMFALMVARERMKPLNIDWKIKRKFTDGAGNVYEYGYNLQLALLIGLGVGMASGLFGIGGGSLFVPLMVLLFRFPPHVATATSMFVIMLSSVLGSGVHVWHGNVDWRLFAALAPGALVGGRAGAVIASRLSGRQLMWILRVTLLAMAVYLIIKGIREM; from the coding sequence CGGCAGTATCGTCGGATTGGGCGGAGGGATCATCACCGTACCGGTGCTCGTCCTGATGGGGCCATCCCTTCTCGGTGAACCGGTGACGACCCAGACGGCGGTCGGCACTTCGCTTGCGGTGCTCATCTTCACCGCATTGTCCGCCACGTGGACATACCGCCGGCAAGGAAAAGTCGATTTTCGAAGCGGCTGGTTATTTTTCATCACGAGCGGGCCGGCGGCGATGGTCGGGGCTTTGCTGACCAACTCGATTCCGCAAGGTCCTTTTCAACTCTCGTTCGGCATTTTCATGTTCGTCATGTTTGCTCTGATGGTCGCCCGCGAGAGAATGAAACCCCTGAACATCGACTGGAAGATCAAAAGGAAGTTCACGGACGGCGCCGGAAATGTTTACGAATACGGCTATAACCTGCAGCTTGCCTTGCTGATCGGACTCGGAGTCGGCATGGCGTCCGGACTGTTCGGCATCGGCGGCGGCTCGCTGTTCGTGCCTCTCATGGTGCTGCTGTTCCGGTTTCCGCCCCACGTCGCCACGGCAACCTCGATGTTCGTTATTATGCTGTCTTCCGTTCTCGGATCGGGCGTTCACGTCTGGCACGGCAACGTGGATTGGAGGCTGTTCGCGGCGCTGGCGCCCGGCGCCTTGGTCGGCGGACGAGCGGGAGCCGTCATCGCATCCAGGCTCAGCGGCCGTCAACTGATGTGGATCCTCCGCGTCACGCTGCTGGCAATGGCCGTCTACCTCATCATTAAGGGCATTCGCGAAATGTAA
- the bcp gene encoding thioredoxin-dependent thiol peroxidase produces the protein MRQAEIGKTVPDVKLPASDGEIVKLSQFRGRKVVLFFYPQDQTPTCTQEACDFRDAHGSFEESDTVLIGISPDPIKSHLKFIEKQGLPYLLLSDTELKAAHAFGVWQEKQMYGRKYMGIVRSTFLIDRKGKLVQEWRNLRVKGHIDAVLQAAQLLK, from the coding sequence ATTCGTCAGGCTGAAATCGGAAAAACCGTCCCAGACGTCAAGCTGCCGGCTTCGGACGGGGAAATCGTCAAGCTGAGCCAATTCAGGGGCCGCAAGGTCGTACTGTTTTTTTACCCGCAGGACCAAACGCCAACCTGTACGCAAGAGGCGTGCGATTTTCGGGATGCCCACGGTTCTTTCGAGGAGTCGGATACGGTCTTGATCGGCATCAGTCCGGATCCGATCAAATCGCATCTGAAATTCATCGAGAAGCAGGGACTGCCTTACCTGCTGCTGTCCGATACCGAACTGAAAGCGGCTCACGCTTTCGGAGTGTGGCAAGAAAAGCAAATGTACGGCAGGAAATACATGGGCATCGTCCGTTCGACTTTCCTGATCGACCGCAAGGGAAAGCTTGTCCAAGAGTGGCGGAACTTGCGGGTGAAGGGGCATATCGACGCGGTGCTGCAAGCCGCCCAACTATTGAAATAG
- a CDS encoding sugar phosphate isomerase/epimerase family protein codes for MNYSLNSWSFERYLGPLRLIEWDDKQKRQVVTTETMPEETSLLGLLVRMGSNAYHSLELAYVHLKSRNDQTLRDIRHVAEVSKVELASLLLDFGDLSSADPQRRTAELELYRKWIESAAQAGFSRVRIPAGDSSPDDRAALIRAAAGLSELAVYAADAGIRVVTENLGGLLSNSENCLRLIDLCQGKVGFTADFGNFDRNKYDQLQEVIPIAETVHAKARLDAQGRIDEVDFKKCLEICREAEFSGPFSLTYLGREDPWEKMNVMRTLSEALPTMSSPMDTIK; via the coding sequence ATGAATTACTCGCTGAACAGCTGGTCTTTTGAACGATACTTAGGTCCTCTTCGTCTCATTGAATGGGACGATAAGCAAAAACGGCAGGTCGTGACGACGGAGACGATGCCCGAAGAAACGAGTCTGCTCGGATTGTTGGTGAGAATGGGCTCTAACGCCTATCATTCCTTGGAGCTTGCCTATGTCCATCTAAAATCGCGTAACGACCAAACGCTGCGCGATATCCGCCATGTTGCGGAAGTATCCAAGGTGGAGCTGGCCTCGCTGCTTCTCGACTTCGGGGATTTATCCAGCGCGGATCCGCAGCGGAGAACCGCCGAGCTGGAGCTGTATCGCAAATGGATCGAATCCGCGGCCCAAGCCGGTTTCAGCCGCGTCCGCATTCCCGCCGGCGACAGCTCTCCCGATGACCGGGCCGCTTTGATCCGTGCGGCTGCAGGCCTCTCGGAGTTGGCCGTTTACGCGGCGGATGCGGGCATTCGGGTCGTCACCGAAAACCTTGGCGGCCTGCTGTCCAATTCCGAAAACTGTTTGAGGCTCATCGACTTGTGCCAAGGGAAAGTAGGCTTCACCGCCGACTTTGGTAATTTTGACCGCAATAAATATGATCAACTGCAAGAAGTGATTCCCATCGCCGAGACGGTTCATGCCAAAGCCAGGTTGGACGCTCAAGGCCGCATCGACGAAGTCGATTTCAAAAAGTGCCTCGAGATCTGCCGGGAAGCCGAGTTCAGCGGTCCTTTTTCTCTGACGTATTTAGGTCGCGAAGACCCTTGGGAAAAAATGAACGTCATGCGCACGCTCTCCGAAGCTCTCCCCACCATGTCGTCGCCGATGGACACCATAAAATAA
- a CDS encoding ABC transporter ATP-binding protein produces the protein MLAIDVSDLRKQFKVQKNREGVKGALKDLFRREHTEVTAVKDISFQIPQGEICGYIGENGAGKSTTIKMLTGILVPTSGKLQVNGYVPYKEREEFVRGIGVVFGQRSQLWWDIGVIESFRLLRKVYGVSEADFRNRLDELVETLQLQDLLNRPVRKLSLGQRMRCELVAALLHQPSILFLDEPTIGLDIVVKTEIREFLKKINREHGTTILLTTHDLQDIEALCSRVIMLDDGRIIYDGGLDELKDRWGKGREVQFQFNDSFTLADLSLLTEGLQVRWSKENELTAKVWIPRDLNVSEVLSRVVGAKDISDIKIFETNTDEIVREIYQSGSAEKPAEPASEATPAGSVIS, from the coding sequence ATGCTGGCGATCGACGTTTCCGATTTACGGAAACAATTCAAAGTGCAAAAAAACCGCGAAGGCGTCAAAGGCGCCTTGAAAGACCTGTTCCGGCGGGAACATACGGAAGTGACCGCCGTGAAGGATATCAGCTTTCAGATTCCGCAAGGGGAAATATGTGGCTACATCGGAGAGAACGGCGCCGGCAAGTCGACGACGATCAAAATGCTCACGGGCATCCTCGTCCCGACGTCCGGCAAGCTTCAGGTGAACGGCTACGTTCCCTATAAGGAACGGGAAGAGTTCGTCCGCGGCATCGGGGTCGTGTTCGGCCAGCGAAGCCAGTTGTGGTGGGATATCGGCGTTATCGAGTCATTCCGCCTCCTTCGCAAGGTGTACGGCGTCAGCGAAGCCGATTTCCGTAACCGGCTGGACGAGCTGGTCGAAACGTTGCAGCTCCAGGATCTGCTGAACCGTCCGGTACGAAAGCTCAGCTTGGGACAGCGGATGAGATGCGAACTCGTCGCCGCGCTGCTTCACCAGCCGTCTATTCTGTTCCTGGATGAGCCGACGATCGGACTGGACATCGTGGTCAAAACCGAAATCCGCGAGTTCCTGAAAAAGATTAACCGAGAGCATGGTACAACCATTCTACTCACGACTCACGATTTGCAGGACATCGAAGCGCTGTGCTCGCGCGTTATCATGCTTGACGACGGCCGGATCATCTACGACGGGGGATTGGACGAGCTGAAGGACCGGTGGGGCAAAGGCCGCGAAGTGCAGTTCCAATTCAACGATTCGTTTACGCTCGCCGATTTGTCGCTCCTGACGGAGGGACTTCAGGTACGATGGTCCAAAGAAAACGAGCTGACAGCCAAAGTCTGGATCCCACGCGATTTGAACGTGTCCGAAGTGCTTTCGCGTGTAGTAGGGGCGAAGGATATCAGCGACATCAAGATTTTCGAAACGAACACGGACGAAATCGTGCGGGAGATTTACCAGTCGGGCAGCGCCGAAAAGCCGGCCGAGCCCGCAAGCGAGGCAACGCCGGCCGGGAGCGTGATTTCGTGA